The following coding sequences lie in one Aspergillus puulaauensis MK2 DNA, chromosome 3, nearly complete sequence genomic window:
- a CDS encoding MBL fold metallo-hydrolase (COG:S;~EggNog:ENOG410PWAE;~InterPro:IPR001279,IPR036866;~PFAM:PF00753;~SECRETED:SignalP(1-15)), which translates to MKLFALLSLVAPGFCCLEKRESAADITTGIRNEYYFADYTSYKSFPDEQKANVTKYLSEARDLAQQDIYPYFARDCSSLPIYSELDRLSQSNGFVPATEVFSGLFFVGQVAWSSWAYGTGDGLVIFDTLASAEEAEKIIIPGIEKFGYSGKDIKYVLISHEHFDHYGGARYLQEKYNVPVVASANAWEAMLEDSLGPLKNDKALTVSDGYRLTVGNLTLTFYETPGHTDGTISWIFPVNDLQSGETHVAALYGGMGFSKTAETLTQQVASFERFSGLAGQHDVEVLIGNHQARDRSLYHLDLLAHRECGDKGCNVANPYVIGADAYKRWCKVQSLCIRTYAARMNMYLSQ; encoded by the exons ATGAaactctttgctcttctctctttAGTTGCTCCAGGCTTTTGCTGCCTAGAGAAAAGAGAGTCTGCTGCGGATATAACCACAGGGATACGAAACGAGTACTACTTCGCGGACTACACGAGCTACAAATCCTTCCCAGATGAACAGAAGGCCAATGTGACAAAGTATCTGTCTGAGGCACGAGACCTGGCCCAGCAGGATATAT ATCCATACTTCGCTCGCGACTGCAGCTCCCTGCCCATATATTCGGAGTTGGACAGACTTTCCCAGTCCAACGGGTTCGTACCAGCAACCGAGGTATTTTCCGGTCTCTTCTTTGTCGGCCAAGTAGCGTGGTCTTCTTGGGCATACGGCACCGGAGACGGGCTCGTCATCTTCGATACACTGGCATCGGcagaggaagcagagaaaATCATCATCCCAGGCATCGAAAAGTTCGGGTACTCTGGGAAGGATATTAAGTATGTGCTAATCAGTCATGAGCACTTTGACCATTACGGCGGTGCCAGGTATCTGCAAGAGAAGTATAATGTCCCCGTGGTGGCTTCAGCAAACGCATGGGAGGCAATGCTCGAGGATAGTTTGGGTCCCCTCAAGAACGACAAGGCTCTTACTGTCAGTGACGGATATCGTCTTACAGTGGGCAACCTGACTCTTACCTTCTACGAGACCCCTGGCCATACCGATGGCACAATCTCATGGATCTTCCCAGTGAATGACCTCCAGAGCGGCGAGACCCATGTAGCTGCGTTATACGGTGGCATGGGGTTTTCCAAAACAGCAGAAACCCTAACCCAGCAAGTGGCCTCGTTCGAGCGGTTCAGCGGACTGGCAGGCCAACACGACGTCGAGGTTCTCATCGGTAACCATCAGGCGAGAGACCGCAGCCTGTATCACCTGGACCTTCTGGCGCATCGCGAGTGCGGCGACAAGGGCTGCAATGTCGCGAACCCGTATGTCATAGGCGCTGATGCTTATAAGCGGTGGTGCAAGGTTCAATCGCTGTGCATCCGGACGTATGCAGCTAGAATGAATATGTACCTTAGCCAGTAA
- a CDS encoding uncharacterized protein (COG:I,J,T;~EggNog:ENOG410PH99;~InterPro:IPR023631,IPR036928,IPR020556;~PFAM:PF01425) — protein MTITTTPAEPWQAIAARKREEAASKIPVEWTLPSKYTEGVNETSTASVLHVPRESGLLSATELEITEKYDAVDLLKAIAAAKFTALEVTVAFSKRAAIAQQLTQCLTETFFDEAIARAKELDEYFAQTGKLKGPFHGLPISLKDPFNVKGQKTTIGYVSFIGKPAAASNAPLVDILLELGAVLYVKTNIPQTMMSADSQNNVFGRVLNPHNPSLGAGGSSGGEGALIALRGSILGVGTDVAGSVRIPALCCGGFGFKPTVGRIPDGGQGSGGRKGSPGVAACAGPLATTLRDLKLFMNTVMAEKPWNKDPGALAVPWRPSATVTEGPLTIGVVGEDPVYPLQPPVVRSLNAAVDALKKDGHTIKLLKNIPSISDAAALAFNLFALDPNSTHYKHIHASGEPEAPSLKDSLPDLWDNKYTVDDIFDFNAQRADFVVQWKQIWLENGLDAIVMPGHRKTAGAHDTYGHPAYTVVWNLVDWPACVIPYGKVDPALDSVDATYDPSQYENAPCSIQVVARQFHDEELLGVASVIGKTLAG, from the exons ATGACTATCACTACTACTCCCGCTGAGCCATGGCAGGCAATAGCAGccaggaagagagaagaggctgCAAGTAAAATCCCGGTCGAGTGGACGCTGCCGTCCAAGTATACAGAGGGCGTCAACGAAACATCCACCGCCAGCGTCCTTCATGTCCCTAGAGAGAGTGGCCTGCTATCTGCCACTGAACTCGAAATCACCGAGAAATACGACGCCGTCGACTTGCTTAAAGCGATTGCTGCGGCCAAGTTCACTGCGCTCGAGGTTACAGTGGCCTTTTCCAAGCGAGCAGCGATTGCGCAGCAGCTG ACACAATGCCTCACTGAGACATTCTTTGACGAGGCAATTGCCCGTGCCAAAGAACTGGACGAGTACTTTGCACAGACTGGCAAGCTCAAGGGTCCCTTCCACGGTCTGCCGATTAGCCTCAAG GACCCGTTTAATGTCAAAGGACAGAAGACCACAATTGGGTATGTCTCGTTCATCGGCAAGCCAGCTGCTGCGAGCAACGCACCGTTGGTGGACATTCTGCTCGAGCTCGGTGCCGTTCTCTACGTCAAGACGAACATCCCCCAGACCATGATG TCTGCCGACTCGCAAAATAATGTCTTTGGCCGAGTCCTCAACCcccacaaccccagcctAGGAGccggcggcagcagcggaGGCGAAGGCGCCTTGATAGCCCTGCGAGGCTCCATTCTCGGCGTTGGAACAGACGTCGCCGGGTCAGTGCGCATCCCAGCACTCTGCTGCGGCGGATTCGGCTTCAAACCCACGGTCGGGCGTATTCCTGATGGCGGCCAGGGGTCTGGAGGGCGCAAGGGCAGTCCTGGTGTCGCCGCCTGCGCGGGACCACTGGCGACGACTCTCCGAGACCTAAAGCTGTTCATGAATACAGTCATGGCGGAGAAACCTTGGAATAAGGATCCAGGCGCATTGGCTGTACCTTGGAGGCCATCTGCCACTGTGACGGAGGGTCCATTGACCAtcggggtggtgggagaggaTCCGGTATATCCATTGCAGCCGCCTGTTGTGCGGTCACTGAACGCAGCTGTGGACGCTCTCAAGAAGGACGGCCATACGATCAAGCTGCTTAAGAATATCCCATCAATTTCCGATGCAGCAGCACTCGCTTTCAATCTGTTCGCCTTGGACCCGAACAGTACACATTACAAGCATATCCATGCCAGCGGCGAACCCGAAGCACCCTCGTTGAAGGACAGTCTACCTGATCTTTGGGACAATAAGTACACAGTTGACGATATCTTCGACTTCAACGCCCAGCGCGCGGACTTCGTTGTCCAATGGAAGCAGATCTGGCTGGAGAACGGTCTGGATGCGATTGTCATGCCAGGGCATCGAAAGACCGCCGGGGCGCATGATACTTACGGTCATCCTGCATACACTGTTGTCTGGAATCTAGTCGAT TGGCCTGCCTGCGTCATTCCGTATGGAAAAGTCGATCCAGCGTTGGATTCGGTGGATGCAACCT ATGACCCCAGCCAATATGAAAACGCCCCGTGCTCGATCCAGGTGGTTGCAAGGCAGTTCCATGATGAAGAGCTGCTCGGTGTAGCCAGTGTCATCGGAAAGACCTTGGCAGGATAG
- a CDS encoding uncharacterized protein (COG:O;~EggNog:ENOG410PQT5;~InterPro:IPR017937,IPR005746,IPR036249,IPR013766;~PFAM:PF00085,PF13098;~go_function: GO:0015035 - protein disulfide oxidoreductase activity [Evidence IEA];~go_process: GO:0006662 - glycerol ether metabolic process [Evidence IEA];~go_process: GO:0045454 - cell redox homeostasis [Evidence IEA]), translating to MSVTDINSFSQFQELINSGNVVIIDFWAPWCGPCRVVSPVFEKLASDPEFASITFAKVNIDDQEDIGSEVGIRALPTFMTFQDGTKVDERVGADPQRLEQLVRKAL from the exons ATGTCTGTTACCGATATCAACAG TTTCTCCCAGTTCCAGGAGCTAATAAATTCGGGCAATGTGGTTATCATCGACTTCTGGGCTCCCTGGTGCGGTCCGTGCCGCGTGGTGAGCCCTGTCTTCGAGAAACTGGCCTCGGACCCAGAGTTTGCCAGCATCACGTTTGCAAAGGTCAATATCGACGACCAGGAGGACATTGGCAGCGAAGTCGGAATTAGAGCCCTGCCAACCTTTATGACTTTCCAAGACGGCACCAAGGTGGATGAGCGTGTTGGAGCTGATCCTCAGCGATTGGAGCAACTTGTTCGGAAGGCTCTATGA
- a CDS encoding beta-N-acetylhexosaminidase (CAZy:GH20;~COG:G;~EggNog:ENOG410PG5F;~InterPro:IPR025705,IPR017853,IPR029018,IPR015882, IPR015883;~PFAM:PF00728,PF02838;~SECRETED:SignalP(1-15);~go_function: GO:0004553 - hydrolase activity, hydrolyzing O-glycosyl compounds [Evidence IEA];~go_function: GO:0004563 - beta-N-acetylhexosaminidase activity [Evidence IEA];~go_process: GO:0005975 - carbohydrate metabolic process [Evidence IEA]) encodes MLSLILLSVITVASALQPLPPVDWTASGGHGFDIATADHTIYIHNDFVEQRDQNGLTLIPPSAIEFANTFREDLEEVTGNDWTVHAVDAFPEHASGIFLGRFDGPLTYENGEPTEEGYELEVDSVRVHIRGTGARGMWWGTRTLLQQLLISNGGHIPAGRTVDAPSFATRGFLLDAGRKWYSPSFLKDLCTYASFFKMSEFHYHTSDNYPLSRGHNETWQDVYAQFSLRPESPDLQGLVQRLNETLSRAEYEDLEHHCAQRGVTVIPEIESPGHCLVVTKWKPELALEAKEDLLNLSHPDTIPLVKSIWAEFLPWFHTKEVNIGADEYDPTLADDYIDFVNDMAEFVKEESGKRVRIWGTYEPSETRTISKDIIIQHWQYGQSDPVELANAGYELINSEDWWAYMSLKNDHMPILPAPYPAFFDNSRVLNFADRDGWQWNPALFNPYNITEQPDQKPVKGALLAAWNDNGPDATTQLEAFYAIRNGIPTVASRSWSGNRGPELQLSSLESSMDLLTSRAVAQNLDRNLKVKPGKSKNTVQWRKSESSGTGKVHLGYGSKGMNYTLKLDIAGPFVLSSNDSSLALSSHGALTFTSDGWDYPLRSVDETAGFDAGFPGRIWTNETSSTHEPVTVPLQSHITIRTDVIGGSRVWVDGNFAGRFEVFVFGGKNTLFSWSQMAFVAPLEWVEGGINKLQISGYDGQH; translated from the coding sequence ATGCTTTCTCTTATTCTCTTGAGCGTAATTACAGTGGCATCAGCCCTGCAGCCTCTACCTCCGGTTGACTGGACCGCTTCTGGCGGTCATGGCTTCGATATTGCGACTGCCGACCATACAATCTACATTCACAATGACTTTGTGGAGCAACGAGATCAGAATGGGTTGACTCTTATTCCCCCTTCCGCCATTGAATTTGCCAATACATTCAGGGAAGACCTGGAGGAAGTGACTGGGAATGACTGGACTGTTCACGCTGTCGATGCGTTTCCAGAACATGCATCAGGGATCTTCCTTGGTAGATTTGACGGGCCATTGACATACGAGAATGGCGAGCCGACCGAAGAAGGATACGAACTGGAAGTTGACTCGGTCCGAGTTCATATCAGAGGAACTGGAGCCCGGGGAATGTGGTGGGGGACTCGCACTCTACTACAGCAGCTCTTGATATCGAATGGTGGCCACATTCCCGCTGGCCGCACTGTCGATGCGCCCTCTTTTGCAACCAGAggcttcctcctcgatgCCGGGCGAAAGTGGTACTCCCCATCATTCCTGAAAGACCTGTGCACGTACGCCTCGTTCTTCAAAATGTCTGAGTTCCATTACCACACCAGCGACAACTATCCGCTGAGCCGCGGCCACAACGAGACCTGGCAAGACGTCTACGCCCAGTTTTCTCTTCGTCCTGAAAGTCCCGACCTGCAGGGCCTTGTCCAGAGACTGAATGAAACCCTCTCGCGCGCCGAGTATGAGGACCTCGAGCATCACTGCGCTCAACGGGGTGTAACTGTAATCCCCGAAATCGAATCCCCCGGCCACTGCCTCGTCGTGACAAAGTGGAAGCCCGAATTGGCCCTGGAGGCGAAGGAAGATCTACTGAACCTGTCGCATCCAGACACAATCCCGCTCGTCAAGTCCATCTGGGCGGAGTTCCTCCCCTGGTTCCACACCAAGGAAGTCAACATCGGCGCCGATGAGTACGACCCAACCCTAGCAGACGACTACATCGACTTCGTGAACGACATGGCCGAATTCGTTAAAGAGGAATCTGGCAAACGCGTTCGCATCTGGGGAACATACGAACCATCCGAAACCCGCACAATCTCCAAAGATATCATCATCCAGCACTGGCAGTACGGCCAGTCCGACCCCGTGGAACTAGCCAACGCCGGATACGAACTCATCAACTCAGAAGACTGGTGGGCGTACATGTCACTGAAGAACGACCATATGCCGATTCTCCCAGCTCCGTATCCTGCTTTCTTCGACAACTCGCGCGTACTCAATTTCGCCGACAGGGACGGCTGGCAGTGGAATCCTGCCCTGTTCAATCCGTATAATATCACCGAGCAACCGGACCAAAAGCCCGTCAAGGGCGCCCTTCTCGCTGCGTGGAATGATAATGGGCCTGATGCGACTACGCAGTTAGAGGCCTTTTATGCCATTCGCAACGGTATCCCGACTGTTGCTTCGCGTTCGTGGTCGGGAAACCGTGGGCCAGAGCTCCAGCTATCCAGCCTTGAATCTTCCATGGATCTGCTCACATCGAGAGCCGTTGCACAGAATCTCGACCGGAACTTGAAGGTTAAACCCGGCAAATCGAAGAACACGGTTCAATGGAGAAAATCCGAGTCTAGTGGAACCGGGAAGGTGCATCTAGGATACGGTAGTAAGGGCATGAACTATACCCTAAAATTAGACATCGCCGGCCCATTCGTTCTCTCTTCAAACGACTCATCACTGGCACTATCTTCACACGGCGCATTGACATTTACCTCCGATGGCTGGGACTATCCCCTTCGCTCAGTCGACGAGACAGCGGGCTTTGACGCGGGCTTTCCTGGTCGGATCTGGACGAACGAGACATCGTCCACGCATGAGCCCGTCACTGTACCCCTGCAAAGCCACATTACTATCCGCACTGATGTAATCGGGGGCAGTCGGGTTTGGGTGGACGGAAACTTTGCCGGACGATTCGAGGTCTTCGTTTTTGGAGGCAAAAACACCTTGTTCTCGTGGAGCCAGATGGCGTTTGTTGCGCCTCTGGAGTGGGTTGAGGGGGGTATCAATAAGCTACAGATTAGTGGATATGATGGGCAGCATTAA
- a CDS encoding sialidase family protein (CAZy:GH33;~COG:S;~EggNog:ENOG410PI8X;~InterPro:IPR036278,IPR026856,IPR011040;~PFAM:PF13859,PF13088;~SECRETED:SignalP(1-30);~go_function: GO:0004308 - exo-alpha-sialidase activity [Evidence IEA]) has protein sequence MLYSLYSSRRALTAQSLVLSVLALLALSHAAVLNQTLAQNGDGPFKYYRITSLASLGNGIVLASFDGRPDGADAPSPNSILQRRSTDNGESWGSLTYIAQGRPGSEGVQKYGFSDPSYVIDSGRETVFNLHVFSKDQGFSGSVLGNNDTDVDVLSAEVSVSTDAGLSWTTDPDNQPDLPPVASGKEGAPPLITTAIKPVGATVDGVDNVGGVLGAFATSGQGIQLKYGKYAGRLVQPFVGSVVQRDGSTASQAYSVYSDDSGSTWQMGTPVGTGMDENKVVELSNGTLMLNSRSSDGSGYRKVALSNDGGETYSTPRVETQLPDPGCNGAITQMYPDAEEGSDLARILLFTNANSQESRVNGTVRYSCDDGNTWSAGKVFSPGATSYSTVTALDNDMFGIFYEALDNELVLLRVDANWLGVSC, from the coding sequence ATGCTATATTCCTTGTACAGCTCACGTCGGGCTCTAACTGCCCAGTCACTTGTCTTGTCagtcctcgcccttctcgcACTCTCACATGCAGCAGTGCTCAACCAGACACTGGCCCAAAATGGCGACGGCCCATTCAAGTACTACCGCATCACTTCTCTGGCGAGCCTAGGCAATGGTATTGTACTGGCCTCTTTCGACGGGCGCCCAGATGGCGCAGACGCCCCGTCGCCGAATTCAATTCTCCAGCGACGCAGCACAGACAATGGCGAGAGCTGGGGGTCTCTGACCTACATTGCGCAAGGCCGGCCTGGTTCAGAAGGGGTCCAGAAGTACGGATTCAGTGATCCAAGCTACGTGATTGATAGCGGCAGGGAGACAGTATTCAACTTACACGTCTTCTCGAAAGATCAAGGCTTCTCAGGAAGTGTCCTCGGCAATAACGACACAGATGTTGATGTGCTGAGCGCCGAGGTGTCTGTGTCCACCGATGCAGGACTCAGCTGGACGACTGACCCTGATAATCAGCCTGACCTGCCCCCGGTGGCGTCCGGCAAGGAGGGGGCCCCGCCGCTGATTACAACCGCTATCAAGCCAGTAGGTGCCACAGTCGATGGTGTTGATAATGTTGGCGGGGTGCTGGGAGCATTTGCCACTTCTGGACAAGGCATCCAGCTCAAATACGGGAAATATGCTGGACGACTGGTCCAACCGTTTGTTGGCAGCGTGGTTCAGCGCGATGGGTCGACGGCGTCTCAGGCGTATAGTGTCTACAGCGACGACAGTGGCAGTACATGGCAGATGGGCACACCTGTCGGTACCGGCATGGATGAGAACAAGGTAGTCGAGCTCTCGAATGGAACACTCATGCTGAATTCGCGATCCAGTGACGGTAGTGGATATCGTAAAGTCGCGTTGTCCAACGATGGAGGCGAAACTTACTCGACCCCCAGGGTTGAGACTCAGTTGCCGGACCCGGGGTGCAATGGGGCTATTACGCAGATGTACCCTGATGCTGAGGAGGGGTCTGACCTGGCTAGAATACTCCTCTTCACGAATGCGAATAGCCAGGAGTCGCGGGTAAATGGGACCGTGAGGTATTCGTGTGATGATGGGAACACCTGGTCTGCTGGCAAGGTATTCAGCCCTGGAGCAACAAGCTATTCAACAGTCACTGCACTGGACAACGACATGTTCGGAATATTCTACGAGGCGTTGGATAACGAGTTGGTCCTTCTTCGAGTGGATGCGAACTGGCTGGGTGTTTCTTGTTGA
- a CDS encoding uncharacterized protein (InterPro:IPR018824;~PFAM:PF10346), whose translation MAEDRLNQIRPYKAALRKPSISQTAREHVQSVIDDLEGKQPAQDEHEKEAIRRTAGLKAAMYDPDAEGKQAKEKLGDGPQE comes from the exons ATGGCCGAAGACCGCCTCAACCAGATTCGTCCCTACAAGGC AGCTCTGCGCAAGCCCAGTATTTCGCAAACGGCCAGGGAGCACGTCCAGTCAGTGATTGACGACCTAGAGGGGAAGCAGCCGGCCCAGGATGAGCACGAAAAAGAGGCCATCAGGAGGACTGCCGGGCTGAAAGC TGCGATGTATGACCCCGATGCTGAGGGAAAGCAGGCAAAAGAGAAACTCGGCGATGGACCACAGGAGTAA
- a CDS encoding uncharacterized protein (COG:U;~EggNog:ENOG410QDYH;~InterPro:IPR020846,IPR011701,IPR036259;~PFAM:PF07690;~TransMembrane:12 (i51-75o90-109i116-133o145-169i176-193o205-224i296-322o342-364i385-406o412-437i449-471o477-501i);~go_function: GO:0022857 - transmembrane transporter activity [Evidence IEA];~go_process: GO:0055085 - transmembrane transport [Evidence IEA]) — MDRPLVNEAPGTVIIQHGNDESTDAVVLEPTPTDDPNDPLNWSKPRKTVNFAIASFYTLASFVLLDIGTVVWIQMNAEVGVSWENLNNSFALNLAGLAVGCIFFIPFAIKYGRRPIYILSTTVQFATAIWNAKVNSTAELLAVNAVSGVAGAVSEALVQMTIVDVFFVHQRASANAFYNMMVSAGAYLAPVAAGYCATAQGWRWIWWWTTVMLGINLVLFVFFFEESKYIPTLISQPGENPEKVETEVTPKKSKVQGEVLSAIESGTGFRNKSYRERMAFITRTDNSLMENMKRPILVLVGFPAVSFTALVWGTFLSWFSVIVTTQSSYLSYAPYEYNSSQIGLFNLPPFIGGLFGAALGGPMNDRYILWRAKRNNGTFEPETRLHLCIPAIFATPLGILIFGVGISKGWPWWSLAVGSGIFGFAFFCTGACALTYVADCYQEIVGDALVGVAFVRNALSMVIVFVLTPWIEATGLLNMFIAVACIATGTMLTSIPMIAYGKRMRMWTARRYRKMALLQPGARRI; from the exons ATGGACAGGCCTTTGGTTAACGAGGCCCCAGGCACTGTCATCATCCAGCACG GGAATGACGAATCTActgatgctgttgttctGGAGCCCACTCCAACGGACGACCCCAATGACCCCCTG AACTGGTCCAAACCCCGCAAGACGGTCAACTTTGCCATTGCCAGCTTCTATACTCTGGCAAGCTTCGTCTTGCTGGATATTGGAACTGTTGTATGGATCCAGATGAATGCTGAAGTCGGTGTCTCCTGGGAGAATCTCAACAATTCATTTGCTCTCAATCTGGCCGGCCTGGCAGTCGGGTGCATATTCTTCATCCCATTCGCCATCAAGTACGGCCGTCGTCCGATTTACATTCTCAGCACAACTGTCCAATTCGCTACGGCTATTTGGAATGCCAAAGTGAACTCAACTGCAGAGTTGCTCGCCGTTAATGCCGTGAGTGGTGTTGCCGGTGCCGTCAGCGAGGCCCTTGTGCAGATGACTATTGTAGACGTCTTCTTTGTCCACCAGCGAGCCTCGGCCAACGCTTTCTACAATATGATGGTAAGTGCCGGCGCATATCTTGCCCccgttgctgctggataCTGTGCCACCGCGCAgggctggcggtggatcTGGTGGTGGACGACTGTTATGCTGGGAATCAACCTTGTtctgtttgttttcttcttcgaggaAAGCAAATACATTCCGACTTTGATATCCCAGCCAGGTGAAAATCCTGAAAAGGTAGAAACAGAGGTGACGCCCAAGAAATCCAAGGTGCAAGGCGAAGTCCTATCTGCGATAGAGTCGGGTACTGGCTTCAGAAACAAGTCTTACCGCGAGCGAATGGCATTCATTACCAGGACAGACAACTCGCTGATGGAGAACATGAAACGCCCGATACTCGTCCTTGTAGGTTTTCCTGCCGTTTCGTTCACAGCTCTCGTCTGGGGCACCTTCTTGTCGTGGTTCTCTGTCATCGTCACTACTCAATCGTCGTACCTTTCCTACGCCCCGTACGAATACAACTCCTCCCAGATCGGCCTGTTCAATCTACCCCCCTTCATCGGCGGCCTATTCGGGGCTGCCTTGGGAGGGCCTATGAATGATCGGTATATCCTCTGGCGCGCGAAACGAAACAACGGTACCTTTGAGCCCGAGACGCGGCTGCATCTCTGTATACCAGCGATCTTCGCGACACCGCTGGGTATACTTATTTTTGGCGTCGGAATATCTAAG ggctggccatggtggtcACTCGCTGTGGGGAGCGGTATCTTTGGCTTTGCATTCTTCTGCACTGGGGCTTGCGCTCTTACATATGTCGCCGACTGCTATCAGGAG ATTGTTGGAGACGCCCTGGTTGGTGTTGCATTTGTGCGCAATGCACTGTCCATGGTTATCGTGTTTGTTCTCACGCCGTGGATCGAGGCAACAGGGCTGTTGAATATGTTCATTGCGGTGGCGTGTATTGCAACAGGAACAATGTTGACAAGCATTCCGATGATCGCATATGGAAAGAGGATGCGAATGTGGACAGCGCGTCGGTACAGGAAGATGGCTCTGTTGCAACCTGGCGCAAGGAGGATCTGA